TTCTTCAGGTTTTCCCAGAACAACACTTGCTGACGGCTCACGTACATTACATCCTCAGGTCCGTGGAGCTCGCCACCCAGCTTTGCCAGCGAGACCTGCTGGTTGTTGGCGGCCGCCGCGGCCGAGGTATCTTTGGGCTGCACCGTTTGCTGCACTTGGAGGTAGTAGATGTCGGTACACTTTACGTAGCTGTTATCGACTTTGGTGAGTTTACAGAAATACACCTGGCCGTTCGTCAAAAACACTGCCTGGTACTGCTTGCCTTTAACGCCGCTGTCGGCCGTCGCTGCGGCGTAGGCTTTGCTGGCAAACCATCCCAGCACCGTTAGGCCCACTAACACGAGCACTATGGCTACTACTTTGCTCAACATCCCCCCGCCACCACCGCTCTTGCGGGAGACCGCCGGCACATCGGCCAATCCGTTATCGGCTACCTGTCCTTGTCGTCGTACGTCCATACGAAATCTATCTCCACCTAAACTTAGCGTTAGGATTATGTTACATGAGCACCAATAGAGTGTCCAGGCCGCGGCGTTCTCAGAATTGGCCCAAATTTTGCTTGGCGCGCGCCTCAACACCGGCTATAATCATAAGGACTATAGAGGTGACCGTGAACAGCGTGAAAAGGGCGATCCGCTCATGAAACTGCGCAGATTAACCGGCTTGGCGGTCGCCGCTCTCGCGCTGCTCGCCGCCGCACCGGCGCTGGCCAGCTTGTCGCAGGGCTATGCCACCACCACGGCGATTGCCGCCGGCAGCCTGGTGTCGCTCGATCCCAAGTCGAGCGGCAGCGTGGTGGTGGCCGACCTCAACAACGTCGCCCGCCTCTTTGGCGTGGTGGTGCCGCCGTCGTCGGCCTCCATCTCGCTCAGCGGCACCGGATCCGGTCAGGTGCAAGTCACCACCACCGGCAGCGCGCTCGTGCTCGTGAGCACGGCCGGCGGCGACATCCACGTGGGCGATTACATTACCATCTCGCAAATCGCCGGCGTCGGCCAGAAAGTCGGCACCTCGAGCGCGCGAGTCATTGGCACGGCCCAGGCCGACTTCAACGGCAGCGGTGACGGTGTCACCAAGCGCACCGTCGACGACGGCAGCGGCAAAAAAGAGGTTGCCATCGGCCAAATCCCCATCGTCATCGCCGTCTCCAGTTACACCTCCACCGACGGCAAGCAATCGTATGTGATCCCCAACTGGCTCCAAAACCTTTCCAACACCCTCGCCGGCAAGGCCGTTTCGCCCATTCGCATCATTATCGCCGGGCTTATTCTCATCGTCGCCATCATCAGCATTAGCGTGTTGCTCTATTCGGCCGTGCGCAACAGCATTATCTCGATCGGGCGCAACCCACTATCCAAGGGCGGCGTCTTGCAGGGCATGTTGGCGGTCGGCGGGTTCGCCTTGTTGATTCTGGCCGTCACGGCGGTAGCAATGTATCTGGTGATATCGAGGTGAATATGGAAGTTCTCATTTTAGCAGTCGTAATCGTGATTATGCTCATCGTCGTAGTGGTGCAAAACGTTCAGCTGCGCGGGGCCACCAAAATTCGGGCCGCAGCCGCCGGTCAGCCCAAGCCCATCAAGATCTCCGAGCCCACCGCCGTCGAGCTCGAAGCCAAACTAAAAGCCGCCTACGAAGCCAAAATCGCCGAAGCGTCGCAGGGCTTTGGCGTCGACCTCAAGGCCACCTCCACGCGCCTCGGCGAACAGGTCTCGCGCCTCACCACCACCGTGATCGAGGAGGAGCTCGAGGCCTACCAGAAGACGCTCGAGGAAGTCCGCCACGCCGCCACCGAGGCCATGGAGCAAATCCACCAAGCCGTCGAGCACCAGCGCGTGGAGCTCCACGCCGGCATGGAGGCCGAGCTGGCCGAAGAAAAAAAGCACCTGGCCGACAAATTCGACGCCAAAATCGGCGACGTCGTATCGAGCTATGTTTCCGAAGCCCTGGGCAGCGGCGTTGACCTCGGCGCGCAGATGCAGTTCATTCTCACGAGCCTCGAGGCGCACAAAGAAGAAATCCGAAAGGACCTCCTCAATGGCATCTGAACCAATCCCCTCAACCACCTCCGCTGCACCCGCCATGCCGCCCGTAGCAACCGCGCCGGTTCCAGCGGCCACCCCCGTAGCGCCCGCCTCTGCGCCACCAGTATTCGAATTACCCCCCGCCATTTACAGTCCGGCGCTGCTCGAATCCGTCATCTACGACCTCCAATATTACCTCGACTGGACCCGCCAAAACCAAATCCGCAAAACTGTGGGCGCCAAAGCCAAAGAAGAGCCCAGCCACTCGGCCGAAACCGTACTCGTCATTAAAGCCTGGCAGGGGAATGCGCCCGCCACCCTCGACAGCCTCGAACAGCTCCTCGCCTACCTGCGCGGGCTCAAATTGCCCGAAATTCACATCATGCTAGCCGCCCTACCCAACCACGCACAGCGCGAGACCATCGTGAGTTGGTTCCACGCCAACGTGTCGCCGCGCCTCCTGCTCTCGTTCGTCGCCGACCGCAACTTGGGCGGTGGGCTGGTGGTGCGCACTCCCAACCGAGTGTTTGATTACACCTGGAAGCAGCAGCTGGTGGCCGGTCGCAGCAAAATGGCGGAGATATTAAAACGTGTTTGATAATCCCAAATTTGCCAAACTAGTAGCCGACGGCCGTCCCACCGGCGAGGTCGTCGGCGTCGACCGTTTCCTCGTGACCATCCAGGGTATGGGCGGCGTGGCTATCAATGCGCTCATTTACTTCGACAACGGCTACCAAGGCCTCGTGCGCGAAGTCCGGGCCGAAACCGTCATGGTGCTCAACCTCAGCGCCGAATCCATCCCCATCGGCACCCTGGCCGTCATCGAGGCCGACGAAATCGTGACCGGGGTAGGGGACGCGCTGCTGGGCCGCGTGGTGAGCGTCACAGGGCAGCCGCTCGACGGCAAAGGTCCCATCACCTTCAGCCACTTCGACTCTGTCTTCAAGGTGGCGCCCGGCATCATCGAGCGCCAGCAGCTCACCGAACCCCTTACCACCGGTGTCGCCATCTCCGACCAACTCTTCCCGCTCGTCAAAGGCCAACGCATCGCGGTGCTCGGCGACAACAAAACCGGCAAATCAGCCTTCACCATGCAGCTCACGCTGGCCCAAAAAGACACCGGCCGCTTCGTGGTGCACGTGCTCATCGCCAAGCGCAAATCCGATGTCGACCGCCTCATCTCGAAACTCAACGAAACCGGTGCCATCTCGTACTGCACCATCATCGTAGCCTCGGTTTTTGACTCCCTCACCCAGTCGTACCTCGCGCCCTACATCGGCGCCACCATCGCCGAGCACTTTTGGCACGGTGGCAAGGACGGCGTCATTGTGTACGACGACCTCTCCAACCACGCCAAAGTCTACCGCGAACTCTCCCTCTTGCTCAAAGTCGCCCCCGGCCGCGCCAGCTACCCCGGCGACATGTTCTATGCTCACTCCAGCCTGCTCGAGCGCGCCGGCCGCCTCGTCAAAAACGGCGCCACGCTCGCCTCCATCCCCGTGGTACTCACGCCCAACAACGATATCACCGCGCCGCTGCCCACCTCCATCATGTCCATCACCGACGGCCAGCTCATCTTCGATACCGAGGCCTTCCGCGCGGGCATCCGTCCCGCCATCTCGGTGGGCCTGTCCGTCTCCCGCGTCGGCGGCGTCGGCCAAACCAAGCGCCAAAAGAAGCTCACCGCCAGCCTCTTCAAAAAACTCGCCGCCTACCGCCAAGCCGCCGAATTTTCACACTTCGGCTCCGAGCTAGCCATCGAATCACGCGCCGATCTCGAGCTCGGCAAAAAAATCTACGAAGCCCTCAAACAACCCCCCGACATGATTTACTCCAGCAACGAGCAAGATCTCATCCTAGGTACCGTCATGAAAACCGAGGGTAAAATCACCATCAATATCGACAGTCTCAAGCGCAAAGCCAAAGAGCTGGCGCCCACCATGACCGCCGAATCCGACTGGGACGGCGCCATCGCCAGGCTGCTGGCTGAGGTTACCGTGCAAGCGGCTGCACCCCCAGCCGCCCCCACCTCCCCAGCCGCCCCCGGCCAGCCCCCAGCGCCGCCCGCCCCTGCCCCCGAGGCCAAAAAATGAGTTCACGTTCACTGGGCATCGAGCATGAAGCCGGCCAGGTCGGCACCGTCTCCGAGCTCACGGGTATCTTCGAGTCCATCGCCTCCATGCGTATCGGCAAAATCAAAGACCGCGTCGCGCGCAGCCAGCAGTTTTTTTCCGAATTGTGGCAAATCTACACCCAGCTGCGGGTCGACCCCCAAGACCGTCTCACCGGCAAAAACAGCCCGACTCGCGACAAACCCAACGTCTTCCTAGCCCTCACGTCCGAAGGCGGTCTATCGGGCGACATTGACGGCCGCATCGTCAAAACCGTGCTCGAAAACATCGATCCCACCACCACCGACCTCATTGTGATCGGTGCGCACGGCGCCACGCAATTCGTGCAAAACCACGCCAAGATCAAGCGTTACTTCCGCCTGCCCGACATCGACCAAGCCATCGATGTCTCGCCGATCGTCGACGAACTCTTGGGCTACAAGCAACCCACCGTCTGGTTCCAGCGCTACGTGTCGCTGTCGGTGCAGGAAGTCGGCCGCATCGACCTCCTCGGCCGCGTGCGCACCCTGGCCACCGGCGCCGAAGCCGCCAAAACCACCGACATCATCAGCCCTCGCGACTACCTGTTCGAGCCCAGCGTCGATGACGTCGTACGCTATCTCGAATCGGTCATGATGGAAATCGCCCTCTCGCAGGTCATCCTCGAATCCCGCCTCGCCCAATACGCCTCGCGATTCACCGCCATGTCGGCGGCCAAAAAGCGCGCCAAAGAGCTCCAAACCCTCCTCGTCATGAACTACAACCGCGCGCGCCGCGGCGAGGCCGACGACCGCATCAAAGAAATCGTCAACGCTATGAACGCGCTGCACGCGAATTAAATCGCTGCCCCCAATCCCGTATAATAATCGAAGGTGTCGCAACCCCGCACCAAGTCCCCGCACCCACGGCACAAGGAGAAAGCTCCATGTCAACCGGCACGCAGCAAAAATCCAGGGGTCGAAGCGCGTCGATCGCAAGAATCCTCGCAGTAGCAGTACTAGCAATCCTCGGCCTGATCAAAGGCAGAGCCATGCCGGATACGTCCTCAGATTCAGACGTTGTGTACCGCATCCAGGGCGCATGGATCCATGCAGGGACCGAGGAGCCCAACGAGATCAAGGTTCTCATCAACGGCGAACCGCCACCTCCAAGCCTCGGCGTTCCACCCGGATACACGAGCAAGGATGATCACGCCCTCCTGAGTGCTCTTATCTCTGTTCCTCCCGGAACCGTCCTCGAGGTGATCGTGACTGCCCGGAGCAATCCCCGATCCAATGAACCCCTCGAGCAGCTATGCTCTATTACGCGGCCCGGCGAAGTACAGCGACCCTCTTCGGGCCATGCCAACATTGGGGACTATGTGAAGCACATCGTGAGGGACGACCAGGGCCCACTCATGTGCACGAGGGTCGTGTAGAGGCCCCGCAGTTTACAGGCGCTCCTTCGCCTGCTAACCAACAGCCCCGGGATGGCCCAACGTCGTACCATCCCGGGGCCAGCTCTCGTGCGCTACAATAATAATTTGCCTCAGCTTAAACACATTGATATCGTACTTTCTTGGGCACCCAAATACCTCAGGTGCCGGCACCTACGCCTCCCAGAGAGGGGACATGCCGACTAGCGTTGGTCAAAGATCCGGAAACAAGGTCATACGAAGCCTCGGTATGGCTGCTGTCGTGGTAGCGCTTACCCTCGTGGCTGCGCATTTAGCTGGCAACAACGGCAGCGTTCAATCGCCTGAGATGCGCAAATACACCATGAAGGGCTCGTGGTTCAACGCCGACTTCAAGAACCAGAATCGCATCGATCTTCGCATCAATG
This genomic interval from Candidatus Saccharimonadia bacterium contains the following:
- a CDS encoding sodium-transporting two-sector ATPase, which encodes MFDNPKFAKLVADGRPTGEVVGVDRFLVTIQGMGGVAINALIYFDNGYQGLVREVRAETVMVLNLSAESIPIGTLAVIEADEIVTGVGDALLGRVVSVTGQPLDGKGPITFSHFDSVFKVAPGIIERQQLTEPLTTGVAISDQLFPLVKGQRIAVLGDNKTGKSAFTMQLTLAQKDTGRFVVHVLIAKRKSDVDRLISKLNETGAISYCTIIVASVFDSLTQSYLAPYIGATIAEHFWHGGKDGVIVYDDLSNHAKVYRELSLLLKVAPGRASYPGDMFYAHSSLLERAGRLVKNGATLASIPVVLTPNNDITAPLPTSIMSITDGQLIFDTEAFRAGIRPAISVGLSVSRVGGVGQTKRQKKLTASLFKKLAAYRQAAEFSHFGSELAIESRADLELGKKIYEALKQPPDMIYSSNEQDLILGTVMKTEGKITINIDSLKRKAKELAPTMTAESDWDGAIARLLAEVTVQAAAPPAAPTSPAAPGQPPAPPAPAPEAKK
- a CDS encoding F0F1 ATP synthase subunit gamma, which gives rise to MSSRSLGIEHEAGQVGTVSELTGIFESIASMRIGKIKDRVARSQQFFSELWQIYTQLRVDPQDRLTGKNSPTRDKPNVFLALTSEGGLSGDIDGRIVKTVLENIDPTTTDLIVIGAHGATQFVQNHAKIKRYFRLPDIDQAIDVSPIVDELLGYKQPTVWFQRYVSLSVQEVGRIDLLGRVRTLATGAEAAKTTDIISPRDYLFEPSVDDVVRYLESVMMEIALSQVILESRLAQYASRFTAMSAAKKRAKELQTLLVMNYNRARRGEADDRIKEIVNAMNALHAN